The following is a genomic window from Patescibacteria group bacterium.
CAAAAGAATAACTGAATCCTTCCGCCCCTCCTAATTTGTCCCAGTAAAAATCAGGATTCTTATCTGCATACCAGACATCCTGTTTGGGGTGAGTGTCAGAGTAAATAACGGGTGCAGGCAAGGCTTCTACTGCCGGCTTCGGTTCTTCTGGTTCTTCCGGCTCCGGGGTTGGCGTAGGGGTGGGTTTTGGCATAGGGACAGGTTCCGGTTCAGAAATAGTAAAAGTTGCACTACCCGAGCCGGTGAAAATATCGGTTCCATTACCATCATTCTTTAATATTATCACAGAGCCTAAGGTAACCGTAGCAGTGCCCGCCTTCTTGCCTTTAAAAGTAATAGTAACAATTGAACCCGATGTTCCTGTGTAACCTGGGTTTGGTAGTCCGCCTTCAAAATTCATAGTACCGGAACCGTTAGAATATATCGGGTTAGTTATCCATCTGGTAAAAAGTCCTGATTCTGAAACAGCGGTCGCTTCTAAAAGATCTGTGGGGAACGATGCGGTTGCCTTAGCTGCATTAATGGGATCACCGCCGGTATTTACAATAACAGTGGTAGATATGGATCCCCCTACAGTTAATGAACCGCTGGAAGGAGAAAGAAAAAGCGTGGCTCCGGCATGGGCCACGTTTGTTCCGAAAATAAATCCTCCTAATACTATTAGGGAAGTGATTAAGGTCTTTTTATTCAGGATTTGGTTTATCTTCATCTTTAGATCGGTGCCGTAAAACAATAAACAGGACAATAATCAATATAGTGATTATTACAATAACTATTATACCAAAATTTAAGGAATCTTTCTCTGCCACAGGATTAATAAGAAGCGCTGACTCGGTTATATTACCAGCTTTATCATAAGCGCGAACCATGAAAAATGTTGATTTATCCGTATTTTCATAGGAATAACTTCCAATTGTACGAGCAACTTGGATATTATCTAAAAAAACATCATAGAAATCTATTCCTGACATCGCGTCTGTAGTTGCAAATAGAATAACTTTTCTTCCATTGAATTCTTTTATTCCATCAACTGATTTTATATTAAATGGTAGGGGTGGAGTTTGATCAATCATTACCCGTCTTTTTCCGGCATATTGCCAAGTTTCACCGGAAGGTTTTTCGTAAAGAATAAAGTAGTAAATTCCGTCTGCAAGATCATCAAATGTTACTTCCCCCACTGCAAGCTCCTGAGTCTGGTCGGGTTCCGCCTTCGGATCGGAAGATATAAGATAGCTGTAAAATGAGTCTATTCTCGGTTCCCAAGTAACTGTGAAATCATTTACCGGATACCACCGGTCCTGATTAGGGTGAGTCGGGGAAGAGATTGATATTGCTTGAGAGGATGGTGTAATGATTGTCACATTGCTTGCGGTTGTGTTGGTATTAACCGGAGTCCCTTGGCCGTCGGAGAGGTGAACGCTAGTGGTATCACTGACAAAATTAATAGTAGCTGTGCCGGTGCGTTTGGCTCTGAATGTAATGGTTAAAATTTTAGAATCAAAAACATAACTGCCTACCGGAACACCGCCGGTAAAACTGATTATCCCAGTTTCAGGTTTATCTGTTGGTTGTTCCGGCCAGATAGTCAGTAAAGAATCGCCGAAAGCCAGATCAACAACTTCAAAGTAATTGGTCGGATATGTGATCTGCGTTTGAACGGCGTTGATAATTTCTTTTTCACTATCCAGATAAACTTCCGCTAAAAATGTTTCATCCGCAAAAACCGTCTGCTCTTTTGGATTCATGTATAGGGTCGCAGCGCTAGCTGTTTTACCAAATAAAACTATACTGGCAGTGACAGCAATGAAGATGATGAATTTTTTATTTAATAGTTTCATTTATCCGGTCCAATAAAACATCATAATGCTAAAATCTACTATATTTACTATGCCATCTTTGTTAATGTCTGCTCTGACATTGGTGGGGTTATTCTCTAACCAATAAAACATTAAGATACTGAAATCAATTAAATTTACAGGACCATCACAATTCAAATCGGCTGGCGAAGTAGATTCACATGGGTCTGGGATTGTCCCGTCAACTAATGTGAAAATCGTCGTTTTACTGTATTCGGATTCATTATTACCATTTGCTAGCGCTTTAACACGTGCTTCGTATTTGCCGTTATCCAGTAAATCAGTCCCAGCTACCAGTGTTTTGGACCAAAGACCGTTGCTATCTGAAACTGCACTATTGTTATCTGCGGTCTCGGGGCTGATAAATAAATCAATATGACTGTTTGGAGCGGTGTACCCTGAAAGAGTTATTGTTTCACTTTTTTGGACAACACTCCGGTCTGTTTTAATGGTTGGTCCTAAAAATATCCCGGTTATCCAAAGAGTAACTCCGGGGTTTAGAGTAACAGAAACGCTAAAAACAGGACCGGACAGCCCTTCTATATCTTCTCCATAAATTGAGAAGGTGTATGTGCCGGGGGTTATCTCAGTGATAGAATTAAATTCAGCTGATGCATTTGCTGTAACATTTGCCAAAAATGTTCCATTGCGCAGAATAGTTAGTTCGGAATTTGGATAGGCGCGGCCGGTGAATTGAATAATGGTTTTTGGTTCTTCGGGTGGTTGGGGCGCTTGGACTATCGCAGAAACAGAAACACTATGTGATCCAGACACAGTATCTGTGTTGCCCGGGCTCGGCAATAAAGAAAATATCAAAATAAAAAAAACGCCAATCATGATTGAAGCGTTTTTAATACTTCGCATAGTTCTTAATTATTTCCTTTTCCGAGCTTTGTTAATAATCCACTGGTTGTATTTCTTGATCAGGATGATCAACAGAACAATTACCAATGCGAATACAACCAACGCAACAGATATTACTCTCCATGGCATAATCCAGAAGGTAATAGTTGCTGTATCTTGGACTAGATTGCCCGCATTCAATGAAATAGTCGCTGTATATCTGCCGAGAGCAAAATTGTTTTTTTCATTGGAAAATTCCATCCAGAATTTATTCCAAAAATTACCAGAAGTTTCTTTGACCTGGTCTTTTTCCCATACCGTTTCATATCTTCTGATCGTTTCGGGGAGAGTAGCGCTTTTTTTGGAATTGAATTCCAATGTGGCAGTATCTCCACCTAGCATATTGACAATTTTTATGGTGCCGGTTGGTCTCAGGTGGATGTTACCTTCATTTTGGAAACGAGTAAACAATGTAGCCGGCAGTCTGGATAGGGTGTTTTTATCCCCACCTAGCCCAAACTCATTAATACTACCTGATTCTTTGATATCACCGAAAACTCTGAGCAAAAACAATGAACCGAGTTTTGTAGATAATGCTAAACTGCCCGGATCGCTAAGGTCGGGAGAGGTCGTACCAAAAAACACTGTTGCATAATGTCCACCTGGTTCTGCGTCAATTGGTGGTGTAATTTTAACATCAACTACTTTTCTTTCTCCAGCGGTAAGTGTAATCGGTCCTTCAGGTAAAGTGAACCAGGACGCAACACCCTCAAGCGGCGCATTAAAATCAAATGTCGGATTTCCGGTTTCGCCATCTGCAGTGAAGCTGACTACTTCTGGATAAAGGTTGAGTGTGTCTTGGGTTTCGTTATATAGCTTAATGGTTGTATCTGTAGTTACACCCGGGTCGACTGATGTTTCAAATGAAGGTGGAATCAGAGTCAGTGCTTGCGCATCCGGTATAACAAAAAAGCCCCCTACAATAAACAGGGCACCTAGTATCAATTTTGTAATAATTTTTGACATTACTCTTTTGTTTTACCAGTAGGTATCAATAGTTACTTTTTCCATTGATACCAGTATACCAAATTATTGAAATTACTAAAAGGTTGCGGTTGCGATATAGGTAATATCGGTGGCATAGCTTCCCGCTTCAGTATCAGCTGCGATATTTGCCAGATAAAATGCGCTGATTGTTTCCGTGGCAGTAGGGATAGCCTCTGAGGCAATAGTAGTCAGGGTGCTGGCAACGAAAGTCCAGTCACGGCTGCCGGCTGTTGCGTTGTGATCATATCCGGCGGGGATAGTTGTATTACCGTTGGTGGAGAAGCCCATGGCGAACTGTTCAGTCCCCGGTGTTCCGTTTGCATCATCGGTGAATCCGGCAACTGAAATTGTGTCGCCGCCGCTGGTTAGAGTAGCTCCGTAATATGTGACAATATATCCGTCCGTAGCATTTGTCCCAACAGATAAAGTATGGGCTGCAGCAGAATCTGCATCAGCGCCGGTAGCATCACCGGTCGCATATCTCACATTTGCAGAAGTCAGATCACCAAAACCGATAGCTATATCTGAAATTGCAAATGTAATAGAAGGATCAACAGTGGCGGTGACATTGACACTATCATCGGCAACGAAATCTAAAGCGTATTGACCGGCATCAGCGAATACGCCGGCAATTTCTAGGACGTGAGTATTTGTGTCATTCGGACTCTGCAGTTGTGCGTTGCCACCATCCGCATTGAGACCGATTTCAACTTGAACGCAGAAACCTGCGTCGATTTCTCCAGCTGCCGCATTGGTCGGCGGGGTTAGCGTTAATGACGCACCTGTGAAAGCGGCTCCCCAAGCACCTACGCCGGCTGTTGCCGCGACGGTTTTATCTGACCATGCGCCATCGCAAGTTCCGTCGTCATCTTCCGCAATATCAATATCACCAAACTCAACTGTGCCGACGGTAAAATCTGTGAAATCGATTGTGATCGTATCGGTGGATGCCTGTACGCCGGTTGGTGTAACAAAAAGAATTGTGTGATTAGCAACTACATTTTGGGTGAGTGTGGAAAGCGTATCAGATACTTTAGTTAAGTTTGCTGCAAAGG
Proteins encoded in this region:
- a CDS encoding cohesin domain-containing protein — its product is MKINQILNKKTLITSLIVLGGFIFGTNVAHAGATLFLSPSSGSLTVGGSISTTVIVNTGGDPINAAKATASFPTDLLEATAVSESGLFTRWITNPIYSNGSGTMNFEGGLPNPGYTGTSGSIVTITFKGKKAGTATVTLGSVIILKNDGNGTDIFTGSGSATFTISEPEPVPMPKPTPTPTPEPEEPEEPKPAVEALPAPVIYSDTHPKQDVWYADKNPDFYWDKLGGAEGFSYSFDKKKDTVPDDETEGLENIKKFENIDDGAWYLHVKVLNKGGWSKTYHYRIQIDTTPPLEFDIRMEGENPTKLQEPKVHFTTIDEFSGIDRYELSLDTKPYAVLNTTETEPFTFSKLAYGQHKSEVQAYDKAGNIQSASLDFEIIKYAPESGFWAWSHFVLFSWLTLVLLVIILALIILIIFFFFLCYRRKKDDDESERQKRQEHWKKALLEKIKKEEDQSGDSNN
- a CDS encoding cohesin domain-containing protein — translated: MKLLNKKFIIFIAVTASIVLFGKTASAATLYMNPKEQTVFADETFLAEVYLDSEKEIINAVQTQITYPTNYFEVVDLAFGDSLLTIWPEQPTDKPETGIISFTGGVPVGSYVFDSKILTITFRAKRTGTATINFVSDTTSVHLSDGQGTPVNTNTTASNVTIITPSSQAISISSPTHPNQDRWYPVNDFTVTWEPRIDSFYSYLISSDPKAEPDQTQELAVGEVTFDDLADGIYYFILYEKPSGETWQYAGKRRVMIDQTPPLPFNIKSVDGIKEFNGRKVILFATTDAMSGIDFYDVFLDNIQVARTIGSYSYENTDKSTFFMVRAYDKAGNITESALLINPVAEKDSLNFGIIVIVIITILIIVLFIVLRHRSKDEDKPNPE
- a CDS encoding dockerin type I repeat-containing protein, which encodes MRSIKNASIMIGVFFILIFSLLPSPGNTDTVSGSHSVSVSAIVQAPQPPEEPKTIIQFTGRAYPNSELTILRNGTFLANVTANASAEFNSITEITPGTYTFSIYGEDIEGLSGPVFSVSVTLNPGVTLWITGIFLGPTIKTDRSVVQKSETITLSGYTAPNSHIDLFISPETADNNSAVSDSNGLWSKTLVAGTDLLDNGKYEARVKALANGNNESEYSKTTIFTLVDGTIPDPCESTSPADLNCDGPVNLIDFSILMFYWLENNPTNVRADINKDGIVNIVDFSIMMFYWTG